In Nostoc sp. CENA543, a single genomic region encodes these proteins:
- a CDS encoding protein kinase — protein sequence MDAHKLINTVIRKRYRILQFLGSGSFGDTYIAEDIDLPNHPKCVVKQLKPKTSEQEVMLVARRLFESEARTLYHLGNLSNQIPKLLAHFEENGEFYLVQELIEGCDLTVEIIPGMKWGEGEVIKLLQEILQVLMVVHQENIIHRDIKPQNLMRRSSDHKIILIDFGAVKEIKGLAANTQGQVTSTIAIGSSGYMPNEQANSKPKLCSDIYAVGVIGIQALTGKSPHDFQEDPHNGEIIWRNEANVSKELADVLTKMVRYNFSQRYQTASEALQALNSLKPKFSLQNINLVSWQSLLNWKVMLTSILVLLGFVFSRYLVNSNNQNDHPQNPPSSPPIIAESPTNTVEKLPQLPCDQDQQLFSPPIAEGKPAWENSTYKYYGDINPKTKEANGRGLMVFKKNGFQYYGDFKNNKRHGCGRLSYPLTSDINYYLGQFQEDTFQGLGRLKLKNQNEYIGSFVNNKCQGMGVYVFRDKTEKSGSWYEDKLEGNKSLSCKQSSVPIILNLAFLNIY from the coding sequence ATGGATGCACACAAACTCATCAACACAGTCATTCGTAAACGCTATAGAATCTTACAATTTCTTGGTAGTGGCTCTTTTGGCGACACTTATATAGCAGAAGACATAGATTTACCCAACCACCCCAAATGTGTTGTCAAACAGCTAAAGCCTAAAACATCTGAGCAAGAAGTCATGTTAGTCGCAAGGCGACTATTCGAGAGTGAAGCAAGAACTTTATATCATCTAGGAAACCTGAGCAATCAAATACCTAAATTATTAGCTCATTTTGAAGAGAATGGCGAATTTTATCTTGTGCAGGAACTAATAGAAGGATGTGATTTAACCGTCGAAATTATACCTGGGATGAAATGGGGTGAAGGTGAGGTTATCAAGCTTTTACAAGAAATTCTACAAGTTTTGATGGTGGTTCATCAAGAAAACATTATCCATCGTGATATTAAACCTCAAAATCTGATGCGTCGTAGTAGTGATCACAAGATTATATTGATTGACTTTGGTGCAGTCAAAGAAATTAAGGGATTAGCTGCAAACACTCAAGGACAAGTGACCTCCACTATTGCCATCGGCTCTAGTGGTTATATGCCAAATGAACAAGCTAATTCTAAACCAAAACTATGTAGTGATATCTATGCAGTGGGAGTAATTGGTATTCAAGCTTTAACAGGGAAATCACCGCACGATTTTCAAGAAGATCCCCACAATGGAGAAATTATTTGGCGAAATGAAGCAAATGTTAGTAAGGAACTAGCGGATGTTTTAACTAAAATGGTACGTTACAACTTTAGCCAAAGATATCAAACAGCAAGTGAAGCACTGCAAGCTCTTAATTCGTTAAAACCGAAATTTTCATTACAAAATATTAATCTGGTAAGTTGGCAGTCGCTATTGAACTGGAAAGTAATGCTAACAAGTATATTAGTATTATTAGGATTTGTATTTTCTAGATATTTAGTAAATAGTAATAATCAAAACGATCACCCGCAAAATCCTCCAAGCTCACCACCAATAATTGCAGAATCGCCAACCAATACCGTCGAAAAGTTACCTCAACTGCCTTGTGATCAAGACCAACAATTATTCTCACCCCCCATAGCTGAAGGCAAGCCTGCTTGGGAAAACAGCACCTATAAATACTATGGAGATATCAATCCCAAGACAAAAGAAGCTAATGGTAGAGGTCTGATGGTTTTTAAAAAGAATGGTTTTCAATATTATGGAGATTTTAAGAATAATAAGCGTCATGGATGTGGCAGATTATCATATCCATTAACCAGCGATATTAATTATTATTTGGGTCAATTTCAAGAAGATACATTTCAAGGATTGGGCAGGCTAAAGCTGAAAAACCAAAATGAATATATAGGCAGCTTTGTAAATAATAAATGTCAAGGTATGGGCGTATATGTCTTTAGGGATAAGACAGAGAAATCCGGCTCTTGGTATGAAGATAAATTAGAAGGAAACAAGAGTTTATCATGTAAACAATCTTCTGTACCTATTATTTTAAATTTAGCTTTTTTGAATATTTATTAA
- a CDS encoding L,D-transpeptidase — protein MENSLYIRTSLSIGLCAMGLLFASQSKYLANMSFDKAVDDQTTIEQSAYPQVKLDFLKPSKKNVRLVLKRRMRQLYVYKGNNLKARYPVAVGRAGLETPIGKFKVIEMLKNPDWTNPKTGRLVPPGKDNPLGDRWIAFWNVNREYIGFHGTPDRTSVGKAISAGCVRLYNEDVRELYEMVKIGTPVIVEH, from the coding sequence ATGGAAAATAGCCTGTATATTCGCACTAGTTTAAGTATTGGGTTGTGTGCAATGGGGCTGCTTTTCGCCTCCCAGTCAAAATATCTGGCAAATATGAGCTTTGACAAAGCTGTAGATGATCAAACAACAATCGAGCAGTCAGCATATCCTCAAGTAAAATTAGATTTTCTAAAACCTTCCAAAAAGAATGTCCGTCTAGTGTTAAAAAGAAGGATGCGTCAATTGTATGTATATAAGGGCAATAATTTAAAAGCTCGCTATCCAGTAGCCGTTGGTAGAGCAGGGTTAGAAACACCTATAGGGAAGTTCAAAGTTATTGAGATGTTAAAAAATCCAGATTGGACAAATCCTAAAACTGGAAGATTAGTCCCTCCTGGTAAAGACAACCCTTTAGGAGATAGATGGATCGCATTTTGGAACGTTAACAGAGAATATATCGGATTTCACGGCACTCCTGATAGAACATCTGTAGGAAAAGCAATTTCTGCTGGTTGTGTTCGTTTGTATAACGAGGATGTTCGTGAACTATATGAAATGGTCAAAATTGGCACCCCAGTTATAGTAGAACACTAA
- a CDS encoding O-acetyl-ADP-ribose deacetylase, with the protein MQRIEIIQGDITQLPVDAIVNAANSSLLGGGGVDGAIHRAAGKEMLAECSQLGGCKTGEAKITKGYNLPAKWVIHTVGPIWQGGHQKEDELLAKCYDNSLALAAQYQIKTIAFPAISTGVYRFPVERACRIAILTVQEFLKHHRELEKVFFVCFGQSAYDAYTKTMSEIAEN; encoded by the coding sequence ATGCAGAGAATAGAGATTATTCAAGGTGATATTACTCAATTACCAGTAGACGCAATTGTGAATGCTGCGAATAGTTCTTTATTAGGTGGTGGTGGGGTTGATGGAGCAATTCATCGTGCGGCGGGCAAAGAAATGTTAGCAGAATGTAGTCAGCTAGGAGGCTGTAAAACTGGTGAAGCAAAAATTACTAAAGGCTATAATCTTCCTGCTAAATGGGTTATTCATACTGTCGGCCCTATTTGGCAAGGTGGTCATCAAAAAGAAGATGAATTACTAGCAAAATGTTATGACAATAGTTTAGCTTTGGCAGCACAGTATCAAATTAAAACTATCGCTTTTCCAGCTATTAGTACGGGTGTATATAGATTTCCTGTAGAACGTGCTTGTAGAATTGCCATTTTGACTGTTCAAGAATTTTTAAAGCATCATAGGGAGTTAGAAAAGGTGTTTTTTGTGTGTTTTGGACAAAGTGCCTACGATGCTTATACAAAAACAATGTCGGAAATTGCTGAAAACTAG
- a CDS encoding DUF4870 domain-containing protein codes for MQATYDSDKRKLLSSLCHGAIFFSTILFSIGVPFVINLISDDPVVKSNAKESMNFHLNVWFWATVIGVPLGLLSWLTFGIGGIIFFPVVAFGFALHWGLTIWALFHCLTQPDEPFRYPFIFRVL; via the coding sequence ATGCAAGCAACATACGATTCTGATAAACGTAAATTACTATCGTCTCTATGTCATGGGGCAATTTTTTTTAGTACCATCCTATTTTCCATCGGTGTTCCCTTTGTAATTAACTTAATTTCCGATGACCCAGTAGTGAAAAGTAATGCCAAAGAATCAATGAATTTTCACTTAAATGTGTGGTTTTGGGCAACAGTTATAGGTGTACCTTTAGGGTTACTATCTTGGCTTACCTTTGGCATAGGCGGAATTATATTTTTCCCCGTGGTAGCTTTCGGTTTTGCTTTGCATTGGGGATTGACTATTTGGGCTTTATTTCACTGTTTAACTCAGCCTGATGAACCTTTCCGTTATCCATTCATTTTTCGAGTATTATAA
- the mutL gene encoding DNA mismatch repair endonuclease MutL, with protein MTSIQALPKEVVHLITAGEVIDSFASVVRELVENALDAGANRIVIALWPQQWRIRVTDNGCGMDLDDLQQAATSHSTSKIHSSDDLWKINSLGFRGEALHSLTTLADLEIFSRSSNGNVGWRVVYGEGGKAIQVEATAIAPGTVVTVSNLFANCAARRHGLPSTAQQMKAVQATIYNIALCHPQVTWQVWQDDRQWFTISPAATVGQLIPQLLPQVRQGDLQELRLEIPSPEQSIVNSQQSTVTLVVGLPDRCHRHRPDWVRVAMNGRMVKSPELEQAILGAFHRTLPRDRYPICFLHLVISPDQINWNRNPAKTEIYLNELTYWQEQITQAINQALRLSSANIKESVHTTRVSQLIKAAEEKGNYNLNPSPQSPIPNPQSPVPSPHFLKAIAQVSNTYIVAEHPGGMWLVEQHIAHERVLYEQLCDNWQLTPVETPIILYQLSPAQVSQLQRIGFDIEPFGEQLWAVRNLPAMLQKREDCAEAILELSWGGDLQTAQVSVACRSAIRNGTPMSLPEMQQLLDNWQRTRNPRTCPHGRPIYLSLDESALSRFFRRHWVIGKSHGI; from the coding sequence ATGACATCTATTCAAGCTTTACCAAAAGAAGTCGTACATCTAATTACCGCAGGTGAGGTAATTGATTCTTTTGCGTCTGTTGTGCGGGAATTGGTGGAAAATGCTTTAGATGCGGGTGCAAATAGAATTGTGATTGCGCTTTGGCCACAGCAGTGGCGTATCCGTGTCACAGATAATGGTTGCGGCATGGATTTAGATGATTTGCAACAAGCAGCAACATCTCACAGCACCAGTAAAATCCACTCTAGTGATGACTTGTGGAAAATTAACAGTCTGGGATTTCGGGGAGAAGCATTACACAGTTTAACGACATTGGCAGATTTGGAGATTTTTAGCCGTTCTAGCAATGGGAACGTGGGATGGCGGGTGGTTTATGGGGAAGGGGGGAAAGCAATTCAAGTTGAGGCAACAGCGATCGCTCCTGGTACAGTAGTCACAGTCTCGAATTTATTTGCTAATTGTGCAGCACGTCGTCATGGTTTACCCTCCACAGCACAGCAAATGAAAGCTGTACAAGCCACAATCTACAACATTGCCCTTTGTCATCCCCAAGTTACTTGGCAAGTTTGGCAAGATGACCGCCAATGGTTTACCATCTCCCCAGCCGCTACCGTCGGACAACTCATACCGCAACTCCTACCCCAAGTCCGACAAGGCGACTTACAAGAATTAAGACTAGAAATCCCCAGCCCAGAACAGTCAATTGTCAACAGTCAACAGTCAACAGTTACCTTAGTAGTAGGCTTACCCGATAGATGTCACCGCCATCGTCCCGACTGGGTGAGAGTGGCGATGAATGGACGGATGGTAAAATCACCGGAATTAGAACAGGCAATTCTAGGAGCATTTCATCGTACATTACCACGCGATCGCTATCCGATTTGTTTTCTCCATCTGGTGATTTCCCCAGACCAAATCAACTGGAATCGTAACCCCGCCAAAACTGAAATTTACCTCAACGAGTTAACCTATTGGCAAGAACAAATCACCCAAGCCATTAACCAAGCACTGCGTCTAAGTTCCGCCAACATCAAAGAATCAGTCCACACCACCAGAGTCAGCCAACTCATTAAAGCCGCAGAAGAAAAAGGTAATTACAATCTCAATCCCAGTCCCCAGTCCCCAATCCCCAATCCCCAATCCCCAGTCCCCAGTCCCCATTTCCTCAAAGCGATCGCCCAAGTCAGCAATACCTACATCGTGGCTGAACATCCTGGCGGAATGTGGTTAGTAGAACAACACATAGCCCATGAGCGAGTATTGTACGAACAATTGTGTGATAATTGGCAACTGACTCCAGTAGAAACACCAATCATTCTTTATCAATTATCACCCGCCCAAGTCAGTCAACTACAACGCATCGGTTTCGATATCGAACCCTTTGGCGAACAACTTTGGGCAGTACGTAACCTTCCTGCTATGTTACAAAAACGTGAAGATTGTGCAGAGGCAATTCTAGAACTCAGTTGGGGCGGCGATTTACAAACAGCCCAGGTGTCCGTCGCCTGTCGCAGTGCCATCCGCAACGGCACACCAATGAGTTTACCAGAAATGCAGCAGTTACTAGACAATTGGCAACGCACCCGTAACCCCCGCACCTGTCCCCACGGTCGCCCAATTTACTTATCATTAGATGAATCAGCCTTATCCCGATTTTTCCGTCGTCACTGGGTAATTGGCAAGAGTCACGGTATTTAA
- a CDS encoding folate-binding protein YgfZ, producing MPTSALDGKDAAAIQAATAGVAVCDRSSWGRIRVSDDDRIRFLHNQSTNDFQSLKPGQGCDTVMVTSTARTIDLVSAYVLDDAVLLLVSPNRREFLMQWLDRYIFFADKVQLADVTEETATFSLIGAGSDAVVEKLGAGAIIGQLHGNHITVDDSIIVAVGSGLASPGYTVVLPASIKEKVWQQILDSGAVELSDRGWEHLRIIQGRPAPDTELTDDFNPLEVGLWQTISFNKGCYIGQETIARLNTYKGVKQYLWGIKLNSPAAVGETITIGDEKIGKLTSYTETPDGYFGLGYVKSKAGGVGLKVQVGNTEGEIVAIPFVSHEYP from the coding sequence ATGCCAACATCTGCACTTGACGGTAAAGACGCAGCCGCTATCCAAGCCGCAACCGCAGGGGTTGCTGTATGCGATCGCTCTTCTTGGGGACGCATCCGTGTTTCTGACGATGACCGTATCAGGTTTTTACACAATCAAAGTACGAACGATTTCCAAAGTCTCAAGCCAGGACAAGGCTGTGATACGGTGATGGTGACATCCACAGCCCGCACGATAGATTTAGTCAGTGCTTATGTGTTGGATGATGCAGTGTTGCTTTTGGTATCGCCTAACCGTCGTGAATTTTTAATGCAATGGTTAGATCGTTATATCTTCTTTGCAGATAAGGTGCAATTAGCTGATGTGACGGAAGAAACTGCAACTTTTAGTCTCATTGGCGCAGGAAGTGACGCGGTAGTTGAAAAACTTGGTGCTGGGGCAATTATCGGTCAACTCCACGGCAATCACATAACAGTGGATGACAGTATCATCGTTGCAGTTGGTAGTGGTTTAGCGTCCCCTGGTTACACAGTAGTTTTGCCTGCTTCCATCAAAGAGAAAGTATGGCAGCAAATTTTAGACTCAGGGGCGGTAGAATTAAGCGATCGCGGTTGGGAACATTTACGCATCATCCAAGGCAGACCAGCCCCAGACACAGAACTCACAGATGATTTTAATCCCTTAGAAGTCGGTCTATGGCAGACCATTTCCTTTAATAAAGGTTGCTATATCGGTCAAGAAACCATTGCCCGGTTAAATACATATAAAGGTGTCAAACAATATCTCTGGGGAATTAAACTTAATAGTCCAGCCGCAGTAGGTGAAACTATTACCATTGGTGATGAGAAAATCGGTAAACTCACCAGTTATACCGAAACACCTGATGGTTATTTCGGACTAGGTTACGTGAAAAGCAAAGCCGGTGGTGTAGGGTTAAAAGTACAAGTAGGCAATACCGAAGGCGAAATCGTCGCCATCCCCTTTGTGTCTCACGAATATCCATAA
- a CDS encoding type II toxin-antitoxin system HicB family antitoxin — MKQTFTASVWQEGNWFVAQCLEIDIASQGETEAEALSNLEEALSLHFEPPVATITPQIKTIQVEMGVA, encoded by the coding sequence ATGAAACAAACCTTTACTGCAAGTGTATGGCAAGAAGGTAACTGGTTTGTGGCACAGTGCTTGGAAATTGATATTGCTAGCCAAGGCGAAACTGAAGCTGAGGCCTTGTCTAATTTAGAGGAAGCTTTATCACTGCATTTTGAGCCACCAGTTGCTACCATTACTCCTCAAATTAAAACTATTCAGGTGGAAATGGGTGTCGCTTAA
- a CDS encoding type II toxin-antitoxin system HicA family toxin: MSLKPLPYREVKRKLEAAGFEEASQKGSHVKFIKSTDEGTRSAIVPRHREVTIGTLGSILRQAGISVEEFESL; encoded by the coding sequence GTGTCGCTTAAGCCCTTACCTTATCGTGAAGTGAAGCGTAAATTAGAAGCTGCTGGCTTTGAGGAAGCCAGCCAAAAAGGTAGCCACGTCAAGTTTATCAAATCAACGGATGAAGGAACTCGTAGTGCTATTGTGCCTCGCCATCGAGAAGTCACTATTGGTACATTAGGTAGTATTTTGCGTCAAGCCGGAATAAGTGTTGAAGAATTTGAAAGTTTGTAA